The window ATCAGTCCGTAGATGACGCACAGGACGAAGCTGATCGCGGTGAAGATGCCCAGCGACCAGGTTACGAGCTTGATATTCAGCATTGTCCCGACTCCTTTACGTTCCGGGCTGGTGCTGCCCTCTACGATGGGCGACTCGCGTCACTTCGGCCTCTGCATGCGACCCAGGTGTTCCCTTCAATGTTGGTGCCCGCCTGCACTCGTGCTCACGACCCGACCCTCCGCCTCGTTCTTCTCTCCTTCAGCCCCGCCTCGTTGACGACCCCCTCCACCAGGACCGCCATGACGCCCGTGCCCGCCATGACCGAACAGGTGCATCGCGGCGAAGGCGATGAAGATGAACACCCAGAACCAGTTTGCCGTGAACCACGCCATGACCCTCTCCTTTCGGCTTCTCGTCGCGCTCCCTCGTGAATACCGAGGACGGAGCGCCGCTGAAACGCCATTGCGACGGTCCCCAACCGCATCGCCGCTGCCGGCTTGCCACCCAGACGCCTTCGGTAGGCCTACCCGCGCTGTTCCACGAAGTTTCAGTCATCCTGCGCACTTCCCGTTGGCAGTTCCGACTCGGAGGTCCAGCGCACTTCGTTGCCGCCATGTCACATGCTCGTAAACGCTGCTCCAATACATGCCGAAGGCAACACCGAACATCAGCTCCTCCAGCGGCAGCCCTGCGGGCCGCCAGCCGATCAGATCGTCGAGCCTCCACACCGCTTCGATGTAGCCTGGCCACAGCCACCTCAGGCCGAGCAGGAAGGCCGCGTACAGCGCGAGAAACACCAGTCCACCGACGAGCATGTAGCGCCACAGATCGGGTCTGCACAGGCCGCTGGCCACTGTTCCTACGCACAGCGCCGCAATACCCGGATAGATCGGGTTCCATGGCAGCAGCAGGAATGCGCCAAATACGAAGAACGGGCTCGCGAGCGCGGCGCGGTGCCAGCGATGCCGGCGATGCCGGCGATGCCGACGAGAGCCTCGCTCTCGAGGTGCGAGTGCCTCTTCCGCGGTCGGCGCCAGGGCCCGGTAGTCCGCCACGGCCAGCCCGCCAATAGCAAAGCAGAAGATCAGGCTCTCGATGTCGAAGCCCGTGCGATGCGCGAGATCGAACAGGCTCGGCGGGTTCCAGTACGCGGGCACGAACAAAGGCTCGGTCAATCCAAACAGTGCCGTCAGAGCGCTGGCCTGGAGCATGGCCCGCCGTGACGTCGGCCTCGCGACGAACAGCGCAGTCCAAGGCACCAGAAAGGCGCTCGCCCATATGAGCCACACGTAGCGGAATCCGGGGTCAACCGTGGGCATGGCCGTCGCCCCTCGCGTTGCTCGCCGTTGTCATCCGTCGGTGCCTGGCGCAACGTTGCAGGTCGTCGATGTCATGGTGTGAACCTCGCGCGCTGAGTCATCGGATGAAGGCGTGAGCATCAGCCAAGTGCCGAGGCTCGCGCTCAGGAGAACCTTCCACCGCATCGCTACGCCCCAGATCCTCGCCCTGGCGCTCACGAGAGAGTGATCATCACCAGCATCGCGGCAGCGGCGATGAGGCACGGCGTGTACCGTCACGCTCATCGCGGATCCCCTCGTGCGGACTGCCCGATCACGCTCTGCCAGTCGGTGCGTACGAACCCGGCCTCCGGCCGATCCACGCGCTGATACGTATGGGCGCCGAAGAAGTCACGCTGGGCCTGCGTGAGGTTCTGCGGCAGCCGCGCGCAGCGATAGCTGTCGAAGTACGCGAGGGCCGCCGACATTGCCGGCACCGGAATGCCCGCAGCGACCGCCGCCGAGATCGTCCGTCGCCATCCGCGCTCGGTCTCCGAAAGCCACGGACCGACGTCGGCGTCGAGCAGGACGTTCGGCAGGTCGGGCGCGCGCTCGAACGCGTGCATGAACGTGTTGAGCAGCCGCGCGCGGATGATGCAGCCGCCCTTCCAGATGCGGGCGATCTCGCGCAGGTCCACGCTCCAGCCGTACTCGCCGGAGGCCGTGCGCAACAGGCTCATCCCCTGCGCGTAAGCGCAGACCGTCGTGGCGCGGAGGGCGTCGTGAATGGCGTCGGTCATCTCCCGCACGTCGCCCGGGATGCGGCCCGTGGTTGCGCTCTGGAGTTGGGTGCTTGCGGTCGCGCGCTCGCCCTTCATGCTGGACAGGACGCGGGCGTCGATCGCCGCCGCGATCGTCGGGATCGGTACGCCGAGGTCGAGCGCGGACTGTGCGGTCCACTTTCCGGTCCCCTTCTGTCCGGCCTGGTCGAGGATCATCTCGACCAGCGGGTTCCCCGTCTCGGGATCCCGCGCGCCGAGCACCTGCGCCGCGACGTCGATCAGGTAGGACTCGAGCGGTCCGCGGTTCCACTCTGCGAAAATGGCGGCTACCTCCGCCGCCGGGAGCGCGAGCCCCCGGCGGAGCAGGTCGTACGCCTCGGCGATTGCCTGCATGAGGCCGTACTCGATGCCGTTGTGAACCATCTTCGTGAAGTGACCGGCGCCGTCCGGCCCGACGTAAGTCACGCACGGACCCGAAACGGTCTTCGCGGCGATCGACTCGAGCACCGGGCGCAGCAGATCGTACGCGGCGCGCGCGCCGCCGGGCATCAGCGACGGGCCGTAACGCGCCCCCTCCTCTCCGCCGGACACGCCCATCCCGACGAAGCTGATCCGCCGGGCACGCAAGGCGGCCTCGCGCTGCTGCGTGTCGCGGAAGAACGAGTTGCCGCCGTCGATCACCACGTCGTCGTGCGCGAGGCCGGGCGTCAGCCGATCGAGCATCTGGTCGACCGGCTCGCCAGCGCTGACCATCAGCAAGATGCGGCGTGGCGGCGCAATCGCCGCCGTGAACTCCTCGAGTGTCCGCGTGCCGACCCAACGCCGGCTCGCGTCGCTGCTGTCGATGAAGCGCTGGACCTTCCCCTCGGTATGAGTCCAGAGCGCCACCCGGTAGCCGTGGTCCTCGATGTTGAGCGCGAGGTTCTCGCCCATGACGCCGAGGCCGATCAATCCCAACTCCGCCGCCTGGGGCTTCACGCCAGAGGTTGCCATGCTCGGCCTCCTCCTCTTGGTGCGGTGGGGCGGTGCCACACCGCTCGCTGCGCTGTGCCCGAAGCGAAGTGGCCGATTGTCGCCTTCATGGTCTCATCCTCGCGCGCTGACTCATCGGATGAAGCGGTCCCACGTGCCGTAGCGTTCGCCCACCGGGCCGCGCCGAAAGCTGAGCAGAATCACGAGCGCCCCGGCGAGCGCGTCACTCCACCTCGACGCTGGGGTGGCACCGCCGAGAACCCACGGGGCGACGATCACCCAGGCGCCGAAGACGATGTTGAGGAAGCGTATCGCACGGCCCACGTCGGCCAGCGCGATCACGGCGGTGGTCACGATCAGGGCCCCGACGAGATGGTCGCTGTGGGCAGCCGCGCCGGTGCTTCCGAGCAACGAAGGCGTGAGCATCAGCCAAGTGCCGAGGCCCGCGCTCAGGAGCAGGTTCCACGGCATCGCTACGCCCCAGACCATCGCGCTGGCGCTCACGACGTCGGGGCGAACGGGACCGGTGTCCGGCGCCTCGCGCAGGGCACCCCCTAGCCAGAAGGTGCGCCAGAACGCCTGCCCTTCCCGGCGGGCCTGGACGAGGAACTGGCACATGGCCACGACCTCGTCGAGGGTGAGTGTGATCATGACGAGCATCGCGGCGGCGGCGATGAGGCACGGCGTGCACCAGAAACCGACTGCGAGGGGCTGGAGGATGATCAGCGTGATGCTCACGATGCCGAGCGGGACGACGAGGATGCCGAAGAAGGTGACCATCCACGGCATGGTCCGCCACCGGCGCTTGTCGCCCATGAAGCCCATCAGAAACTCGACCATGTAGGCGAACGCGCCGAGCCCCGCGTCGGGGATCGGGAAGGCGCGAGAGACGTCGGACGTCAGCACGCGCTGCGTGCCGATGCCGAAGAGCGGGTCGGTGAGCGTGGCGACGTAGCCGAGCTGAAACGCGGTCATCTGCCGCGAGAGGAAGAAGCCGACGAGCGCGAGCGCGATGATCGGCGCTCGCTGCGGCCAGCTGGAAGGGTTGTAGGACCAGCCCGGCGGCACGTCCGGGCCGGGCTCCACTCATCCCCGGTGCCACCGGCATCCCGGGCGCCAGGATGGCGAACACGACGACCAGCGCGCCGACGAGCGTGTCGTTGGAATAGGCAGCGGGCGTAGGCGCCCAGAAGGCGAGGGGGGCGAAGAGCAACCACAGGCCGACCAGCGAGCTCGCCCACGGCGCCCACAGCTTCCAGAACGGCCAGCGCGAGAGGGAGAGCGCGGCGAGAAGGATGACGAAGGCGCCACTCGCGACGTCGCTCACCTGGAGCGCGGAGCTCCGGAGGCCGAGGGCAAACGCGCCCGTGATGAGCCACAGGCCCAACGTCATGTTGGCGAAATGCGGCCAGATCGCCCCGCCACCGTGCTCCATCGCCGTGGGCATCGCCGCGTCGCCGGAGGCAGCTGCCGTGGCCTTGGGCGGTTGCATGCCGTCTCCTGGCGGCATCAGGGCCGGATCTTGTTTGTGCGACGGCGCGTGGCCGGCGTGGGGCGTGGGTTCAGGGCGAACGGGGCCTGGCGCCGCCGGTGACTCGTGGACGTGTTCCTTCCGCCTACCGGGGGGCCGTTCCTGCGGCGATGCCACAGCCGGCGCCTCGAACGTCCCGACCGTCTTCTCGAGCTTGGACGGGGGCTCTAGCTCGTTCTCGCGGTACCAGCCGATCGGATCGGCCTTCAGCGCCGCCACCATCTTCGGCAGCGTCTGGCGCAGCGAGCGCTTCGGCTCCCATCCGAGCAGGGCCCGGGCGCGGGTGATGTCGAGCGCAAAGTGGTCGTTCGCGCGGTCGATCATCCACGGCTTGACGAACGCCTCTTGTCCGGGGATGTGGTCCAGCACCCAGGCGCCCGCCTTCGCGAGGGGCGCCAACGCGGAAGGGATCGCGATGGTCTCCGTGCTAGTGCCGCGGATCAGGCGGGCGATGCTGTGCTGCAGCTCGTCGTAGCTGAGGGCCTCCGGCTCGGCGAGGAGTATCGCGACCTCCGGCGGAAGCGTGGCCCGGCGTTCCACGACGCGCTCGATGGCATCCACCATGTCATCCATGTGCAGGAAGGCCTGACCGTGCGCGGTCGAGCCGGAGTAGAACCGGCTGGAGAGGTTACGATCCAAGATGCGCTGGATCTGGTGCGCCAGCGGGACCGAGTGGCACCCGTCGTCGTAGACGCCGGAGATGCGCAGCAGGACGGCCGGAATGCCGCCTCGCTCGTCGCGGATGAGCTGCTCGGTCCGGACTTTCGACGCCGGGTACGCCCAGGTCGGTTCGAGCGGCCAGTCCTCCGTAATGAGCTCGCCGGGCTCGCCCGGCCGGTGTACGAGCATCGTGCTGGAGAAGACGAACTGTTCGATCTGGAAGCCGAGCTCGCGCAGGCTGCGCAGGAGGCGGCCCGTGCCGCGGACGGTGATCTCCTCGTACTTCGGGCTCGGCTTGCCGAAGAAATCATAGTAGGCGGCGAGATGGATC is drawn from Holophagales bacterium and contains these coding sequences:
- a CDS encoding DUF2933 domain-containing protein, with translation MAWFTANWFWVFIFIAFAAMHLFGHGGHGRHGGPGGGGRQRGGAEGEKNEAEGRVVSTSAGGHQH
- the gndA gene encoding NADP-dependent phosphogluconate dehydrogenase — encoded protein: MATSGVKPQAAELGLIGLGVMGENLALNIEDHGYRVALWTHTEGKVQRFIDSSDASRRWVGTRTLEEFTAAIAPPRRILLMVSAGEPVDQMLDRLTPGLAHDDVVIDGGNSFFRDTQQREAALRARRISFVGMGVSGGEEGARYGPSLMPGGARAAYDLLRPVLESIAAKTVSGPCVTYVGPDGAGHFTKMVHNGIEYGLMQAIAEAYDLLRRGLALPAAEVAAIFAEWNRGPLESYLIDVAAQVLGARDPETGNPLVEMILDQAGQKGTGKWTAQSALDLGVPIPTIAAAIDARVLSSMKGERATASTQLQSATTGRIPGDVREMTDAIHDALRATTVCAYAQGMSLLRTASGEYGWSVDLREIARIWKGGCIIRARLLNTFMHAFERAPDLPNVLLDADVGPWLSETERGWRRTISAAVAAGIPVPAMSAALAYFDSYRCARLPQNLTQAQRDFFGAHTYQRVDRPEAGFVRTDWQSVIGQSARGDPR